A single Pantoea rwandensis DNA region contains:
- a CDS encoding HPP family protein — translation MTHLRRASWITSLRTFLARLWPHPLPVAKKQRVMASIGAGLGLMITSLTSHWLLGEVNLWFVAPMGASAVLLFGLPNSPLAQPWSIVGGNLVAGVIGVTTAMYVPYPAVACGIAACLAIAVMFQLRCLHPPGGAVALTAILGGGGVQQLGYQFILSPVLLNSVCLAVLAIIFNNLAGRRYPHPLAANEPKTNSVALEVPITRNDLHQALENGQLLDVDEDDLQQLLQRAEEIARRRQQLPPQPLKRVS, via the coding sequence ATGACACACCTGCGTCGCGCCAGCTGGATAACATCGCTGCGGACTTTTCTTGCCCGTCTTTGGCCGCATCCGTTGCCGGTCGCCAAAAAGCAGAGAGTGATGGCCAGCATCGGTGCGGGCCTCGGCCTGATGATCACCAGCCTGACCAGCCATTGGCTGCTGGGTGAAGTCAACTTATGGTTTGTGGCACCGATGGGTGCGTCTGCAGTGTTGCTTTTCGGCTTACCCAATAGCCCGTTGGCGCAGCCCTGGTCAATTGTTGGCGGGAATCTGGTCGCAGGCGTGATAGGCGTGACAACCGCGATGTATGTGCCTTATCCCGCCGTCGCGTGCGGCATTGCGGCTTGTCTGGCGATTGCCGTGATGTTTCAGCTGCGCTGCTTGCATCCTCCTGGCGGTGCGGTGGCGCTGACAGCGATTCTGGGTGGCGGTGGCGTTCAGCAACTGGGATATCAGTTTATTCTCTCTCCCGTGCTGCTGAATTCCGTGTGTCTTGCTGTATTGGCAATCATTTTTAATAATCTTGCGGGTCGCCGCTATCCGCATCCGCTGGCTGCAAACGAACCTAAAACGAATTCAGTGGCGCTTGAAGTGCCAATCACTCGCAATGATCTGCATCAGGCACTGGAGAACGGCCAGCTTCTCGACGTTGACGAGGATGATTTGCAGCAGTTGTTACAGCGCGCTGAAGAAATTGCACGTCGTCGGCAACAGTTACCGCCACAGCCCCTGAAGCGCGTCAGTTAA
- a CDS encoding MFS transporter, with amino-acid sequence MTVQQSYDLAADHDAHIASAIAKFFRRIIPMLALMLIVNQIDRANIGFVKAELQTDAGISAAAFGLGAGLFFIGYALFEVPSNMMLKKLGARVWLTRIMITWGIVVVLTGFVSTPLHFYVLRFLLGVAEAGFFPGVLFYFRQWVPNAWRGRATAMVLSATASAFLFFGPLTGAILLLHEVNGLAGWKWVMFLEGGGSIVIGLLAALVLVSKPQDAKWLNPAEQRALQAQLALEDAARDVHAKEYGRWGLLRDRSLLFYCLIFFTMTMTGYTLVFWLPQIIQRIQGYNSFEIGLLTAVPWLCAIVALFLLGKTTDRYRDKLDKGLGIAMLIAACGTFMATTGTPWFGFVAMIVACIGSKVSAAFFWPMPQSELPASIAAPGIALINSIGNLGGFFAPTVFGYLELHTGSTTGGLYALTSVSVITGVWLLLRRKPVPPAFGHTERNHV; translated from the coding sequence ATGACGGTTCAACAATCTTATGATTTAGCAGCAGATCACGACGCGCATATCGCTTCCGCAATCGCTAAGTTTTTCCGCCGTATCATTCCAATGCTGGCGCTGATGCTGATTGTTAACCAGATCGACCGAGCCAACATCGGATTCGTCAAAGCTGAATTACAAACTGATGCGGGTATCAGTGCTGCTGCATTTGGTCTGGGTGCCGGCCTGTTCTTTATTGGCTACGCGCTGTTCGAGGTCCCCAGCAATATGATGTTAAAAAAGCTCGGGGCACGCGTGTGGCTGACGCGCATCATGATCACCTGGGGCATCGTGGTGGTGTTAACCGGTTTTGTGAGCACACCGCTACACTTCTACGTACTGCGATTTTTATTAGGCGTGGCAGAAGCCGGGTTCTTTCCTGGCGTGCTGTTCTATTTCCGCCAGTGGGTGCCTAACGCATGGCGAGGTCGTGCCACCGCGATGGTGTTGAGTGCCACCGCCAGCGCCTTCTTGTTTTTCGGTCCGCTAACCGGCGCGATTCTGCTGCTGCATGAAGTGAATGGGCTTGCTGGTTGGAAATGGGTGATGTTCCTGGAAGGAGGGGGATCCATTGTGATTGGTTTGCTGGCCGCGCTGGTACTGGTCTCAAAACCTCAGGATGCCAAATGGCTTAACCCAGCAGAGCAACGTGCGCTGCAAGCACAGTTAGCGTTAGAAGACGCAGCACGTGACGTACATGCTAAAGAGTATGGCCGCTGGGGTTTATTGCGCGATCGCAGCTTGCTGTTCTATTGCCTGATTTTTTTCACCATGACCATGACCGGTTACACCCTGGTGTTCTGGCTACCGCAAATTATCCAGCGCATTCAGGGTTACAACAGTTTTGAGATTGGTTTGCTGACCGCCGTTCCCTGGTTATGTGCCATTGTGGCCTTGTTCCTGCTGGGTAAAACCACCGATCGCTATCGCGATAAGCTGGACAAAGGGCTGGGCATTGCCATGCTGATTGCCGCGTGCGGCACCTTTATGGCGACCACCGGCACACCCTGGTTTGGGTTTGTCGCGATGATCGTCGCCTGTATTGGCTCGAAAGTCAGCGCGGCCTTTTTCTGGCCGATGCCGCAAAGCGAATTGCCTGCTTCGATCGCCGCGCCCGGCATTGCCCTGATCAACTCCATCGGCAACCTCGGGGGCTTCTTTGCACCCACCGTGTTTGGCTATCTTGAACTTCATACCGGCAGCACCACCGGTGGGCTGTATGCGCTGACCAGCGTGTCGGTTATCACCGGTGTCTGGCTGCTGCTGCGTCGCAAACCTGTTCCCCCTGCATTCGGTCACACGGAGAGAAACCATGTCTGA
- the rluF gene encoding 23S rRNA pseudouridine(2604) synthase RluF, which yields MLPNSSTRLNKYISESGICSRRDADRYIEQGNVFINGKRATVGAQVFAGDEVKVNGQLIEPRNEEDLVLIALNKPVGIITTMEEGERDNIGDFVNHSKRVFPIGRLDKDSQGLIFLTNHGDLVNKILRAGNNHEKEYVVTVDKPITDEFIAGMAAGVPMLGTVTKKCKVKKESTFVFRIILVQGLNRQIRRMTKHFGFEVTKLERTRIMNVSLKGIPLGEWRDLTDDELIELFNLIEDSSSEDQKTQQSQAKKKPATAAKKVASNGAKIPDKSAAKPAGRQRFTQPGRKKKGR from the coding sequence ATGCTGCCCAACTCATCCACGCGCCTGAACAAATACATTAGCGAGAGCGGAATCTGCTCACGACGTGATGCCGATCGTTACATCGAACAAGGCAACGTTTTTATTAACGGCAAGCGCGCGACCGTTGGCGCACAGGTCTTTGCCGGGGATGAAGTGAAAGTGAATGGGCAGTTGATCGAGCCGCGTAACGAAGAAGATTTAGTGCTGATTGCGCTCAACAAGCCTGTGGGCATTATTACCACGATGGAAGAGGGTGAGCGCGATAACATCGGTGATTTTGTTAACCACAGTAAACGCGTGTTCCCGATCGGTCGTCTGGATAAAGACTCACAAGGTCTGATTTTCCTTACCAACCACGGTGATCTGGTCAATAAGATCCTGCGCGCCGGTAACAACCACGAGAAAGAGTATGTGGTGACCGTGGATAAGCCGATCACCGACGAGTTTATCGCCGGAATGGCGGCGGGTGTGCCGATGCTGGGTACCGTGACCAAAAAATGCAAAGTGAAGAAAGAGTCGACCTTTGTGTTTCGTATCATCCTGGTTCAAGGACTAAACCGCCAGATTCGCCGAATGACCAAGCATTTTGGCTTCGAAGTCACAAAGCTTGAACGTACCCGCATCATGAATGTCAGCCTGAAAGGCATCCCGCTGGGCGAATGGCGTGATTTAACCGATGACGAATTGATTGAGTTGTTTAACTTGATCGAGGATTCTTCATCCGAAGACCAAAAAACGCAGCAAAGCCAGGCGAAAAAGAAACCGGCAACAGCGGCGAAAAAAGTCGCATCGAACGGTGCAAAGATTCCAGATAAATCCGCAGCTAAACCCGCAGGTCGTCAGCGTTTCACACAGCCTGGCAGGAAGAAGAAAGGGCGCTAA
- a CDS encoding NADP-dependent oxidoreductase has protein sequence MTQSPDSNQAWLLASRPDGEPVKENFQLVEQPIPSIKTGEILLRTVYLSLDPYMRGRMDDSKSYAPPAQLNQPMVGGTVSLVVESQHPDFKTGDWVLAGSGWQRYAVSDGSGVAKIGDLPHPSWALGILGMPGFTAYMGLMDIGQPKAGETLVVAAATGPVGATVGQLGKLRGCHVVGVAGGEEKCRYAIEKLGFSACIDHHREDFAEQLANACPDGIDIYFENVGGKVFDAVFPLLNTAARVPICGLVSTYNSGKTLPAGPDRTPQILSGILKRRIRMHGFIIFQDYGDRYPEFLQAMTPLVEQQKIHYREHMIDGLENAPQAFFDMLKGKNFGKTVVKVAEEE, from the coding sequence ATGACACAATCACCTGACAGCAATCAAGCGTGGCTACTGGCATCGCGCCCGGATGGCGAACCGGTTAAAGAGAATTTTCAGCTTGTTGAACAACCTATTCCCTCCATTAAAACGGGTGAAATACTGCTCCGCACGGTTTACCTCTCACTGGATCCTTATATGCGAGGACGTATGGATGACAGTAAATCCTATGCGCCTCCGGCACAACTCAATCAGCCGATGGTCGGTGGTACCGTCTCCCTGGTGGTTGAATCGCAGCATCCCGATTTTAAAACCGGGGATTGGGTGCTGGCTGGCAGCGGCTGGCAACGTTATGCCGTCTCGGATGGCAGCGGCGTGGCGAAAATCGGCGATCTGCCCCACCCATCCTGGGCGCTGGGCATTCTGGGGATGCCCGGCTTCACCGCTTACATGGGCCTGATGGACATTGGGCAGCCAAAAGCGGGAGAAACCCTGGTGGTCGCCGCCGCGACGGGCCCGGTGGGTGCCACGGTCGGACAACTGGGTAAGCTAAGAGGCTGTCATGTGGTTGGCGTTGCCGGTGGTGAAGAGAAATGCCGCTACGCGATTGAAAAACTCGGGTTCTCTGCCTGTATCGATCACCATCGCGAGGATTTTGCTGAACAGTTAGCGAATGCCTGCCCGGACGGGATTGACATCTATTTCGAGAACGTTGGCGGCAAAGTGTTTGATGCCGTATTCCCGCTGTTGAACACCGCCGCACGCGTACCGATTTGTGGGCTGGTCTCAACCTATAACAGTGGCAAAACCCTTCCCGCTGGCCCTGACCGTACGCCACAAATCCTGAGTGGGATATTGAAGCGCAGAATCCGTATGCATGGATTTATTATCTTCCAGGATTACGGTGATCGATATCCGGAATTCCTGCAGGCGATGACGCCGTTGGTGGAACAGCAGAAAATACATTATCGCGAGCACATGATTGATGGATTGGAAAACGCACCGCAGGCGTTCTTCGATATGCTGAAGGGCAAAAACTTTGGTAAGACCGTGGTCAAAGTGGCTGAAGAAGAGTGA
- a CDS encoding lactonase family protein yields MKKTFQIATLLTAMALSAPLLAKTFVYVSEADDGTIARYVLDEQSGALQLLGRTQAGGKVMPLALSADHQHLYAAIRSKPLQLVSWQIDRATGDLHQRAEVPATASYPYISTDKQGRFLLGASYDGDVVHVYRLAKDGKVIAPPVGSYKTGHAAHSVIVDDAGKTAYVGNLGTDRVLQLKLNEEGELSALGNGYVKTADENGPRHSVLSPDQRYLYNVGEMGGIITQFRREPSGELVKVSETANAVAEEYKLQHGRERPAGYSDTTPRIWSADIHLTPNGHFLYVTERTSSTVSGYRVDPHSGKLTLIGSWPVEKQPRSIAITADGKWLIASGEKSAVTGSYAIDAKSGSLKRVSEAPAGKDANWVTVVSN; encoded by the coding sequence ATGAAGAAAACCTTTCAGATAGCCACATTACTCACGGCGATGGCGCTCAGCGCACCATTGCTGGCAAAAACCTTTGTTTACGTCTCAGAAGCCGATGACGGCACCATCGCGCGCTACGTACTGGATGAACAATCCGGTGCATTGCAACTGCTAGGTCGTACCCAGGCCGGCGGCAAAGTGATGCCACTGGCGCTGAGTGCGGACCACCAGCATTTATATGCGGCCATTCGCAGCAAGCCACTGCAACTGGTGAGCTGGCAGATCGATCGCGCCACCGGCGATCTTCATCAGAGAGCTGAAGTCCCTGCTACCGCCAGTTATCCGTACATCAGCACCGACAAGCAAGGGCGATTCCTGTTGGGCGCCTCCTACGATGGCGATGTGGTGCATGTCTATCGGCTAGCCAAAGATGGCAAGGTGATAGCGCCGCCGGTTGGCAGTTACAAGACGGGTCATGCGGCACATTCGGTCATTGTTGATGATGCCGGTAAAACCGCCTACGTCGGTAATCTCGGCACTGACCGCGTGTTACAGCTGAAATTGAATGAGGAGGGGGAACTCAGCGCGCTGGGTAACGGTTATGTGAAAACCGCCGATGAAAACGGCCCGCGTCATTCGGTCTTATCGCCGGATCAGCGCTATCTGTATAACGTCGGCGAGATGGGCGGCATCATCACTCAGTTCCGCCGTGAACCGAGCGGCGAACTGGTCAAAGTCAGTGAAACAGCCAATGCAGTAGCCGAGGAATATAAATTGCAACATGGGCGTGAGCGTCCAGCGGGCTATAGCGATACCACGCCACGGATCTGGTCAGCCGATATTCATCTGACGCCAAACGGTCACTTCCTGTATGTGACCGAACGGACCAGCAGTACGGTGAGTGGCTACCGCGTTGATCCACACAGTGGCAAACTGACGCTGATTGGCAGCTGGCCAGTTGAGAAGCAGCCGCGCAGCATTGCTATTACCGCAGACGGAAAATGGTTGATTGCCAGCGGTGAAAAAAGCGCGGTGACTGGAAGCTATGCCATTGATGCCAAAAGTGGGTCGCTGAAACGTGTTAGTGAAGCGCCTGCCGGCAAAGATGCGAACTGGGTAACAGTGGTGAGTAACTGA
- a CDS encoding enolase C-terminal domain-like protein, translating into MSDTPVIKSMRIVPVAGYDSMLLNIGGAHNCYFTRILVLLTDSAGNSGVGETPCHASTLQLLEQFRPLIIGSSLMRANATLSQLFASDTRQQQTSHTNDIHIPQMNPEKFYNAAAAIEAALLDLQGKFLDLPVAELLASGKQRERIPVLGYLFYIADRQRTNMHYRSGDDEADGWFRLRHQAAMDSAAVVRLAEAAVEQYGFRDFKLKGGVLHGEQEVETVEALLARYPQSRVTVDPNASWSLDEAIRFGKQLAGKVPYLEDPCGAEQGYSGRETLAEFRRATGVPVATNMIANDWRQLQHALQLNAIDIPLADPHFWTMRNANVVAQLCNEWGLTTGCHSNNHFDVSLAMVAHLGAAAPGDRQTAFDTHWIWQDGQQLSHQPPQIRDGYLELPPGPGLGIELNMARVEQAHALYNALPDKNRNDALGMQFLIDNWRFDAKRPALVR; encoded by the coding sequence ATGTCTGACACACCAGTCATTAAATCAATGCGCATCGTTCCGGTTGCCGGATACGACAGCATGCTGCTGAACATCGGCGGGGCGCATAACTGCTACTTCACCCGTATTCTGGTGCTATTGACTGATTCAGCGGGCAACAGCGGCGTGGGGGAAACACCGTGCCACGCTTCAACGTTGCAACTGCTGGAACAGTTTCGCCCTCTGATCATTGGCAGCTCGCTGATGCGCGCTAACGCCACGCTCAGTCAACTCTTTGCCAGCGACACGCGGCAGCAGCAGACTTCGCACACCAACGACATTCATATTCCGCAGATGAACCCAGAGAAGTTTTACAACGCGGCAGCGGCCATTGAGGCAGCGTTGCTCGATCTGCAGGGTAAATTCCTCGACCTGCCCGTGGCAGAACTGCTCGCCAGCGGTAAACAGCGAGAGCGTATTCCGGTGTTGGGCTATCTGTTTTACATCGCCGATCGTCAACGCACGAATATGCACTACCGTTCGGGTGATGACGAAGCAGATGGCTGGTTCCGGTTACGTCATCAAGCGGCAATGGACAGTGCCGCAGTGGTGCGGCTCGCAGAGGCCGCAGTAGAACAATACGGCTTTCGTGACTTCAAGCTAAAAGGCGGCGTCCTGCATGGCGAGCAGGAAGTCGAAACCGTGGAGGCCTTGCTGGCGCGGTATCCACAATCTCGCGTCACCGTGGACCCAAATGCCAGTTGGTCGCTGGATGAAGCGATTCGCTTTGGTAAGCAGTTGGCAGGCAAAGTGCCGTATCTGGAAGATCCTTGTGGCGCAGAGCAGGGGTATTCCGGGCGTGAAACGCTGGCCGAGTTCCGTCGCGCCACTGGCGTGCCGGTGGCGACCAACATGATCGCCAATGACTGGCGGCAGTTGCAGCATGCTCTGCAGCTCAACGCCATCGACATCCCGCTTGCCGATCCCCATTTCTGGACGATGCGCAACGCTAACGTCGTCGCGCAACTGTGTAACGAATGGGGCCTCACTACCGGTTGCCATTCCAATAATCACTTTGATGTTTCCCTGGCGATGGTGGCCCATCTTGGTGCCGCAGCGCCTGGCGATCGTCAGACCGCCTTCGATACACACTGGATATGGCAAGATGGCCAGCAACTCAGCCACCAGCCACCGCAAATCCGTGATGGCTACCTGGAGCTGCCGCCAGGCCCAGGATTGGGCATCGAACTGAATATGGCGCGCGTCGAACAGGCGCATGCACTCTACAACGCACTGCCTGATAAGAACCGCAACGATGCACTTGGCATGCAGTTTTTGATTGATAACTGGCGTTTTGACGCAAAACGTCCGGCTCTGGTTCGCTGA
- a CDS encoding FUSC family protein — MQWFSKNAVFFAVKTCLAAFLALYFSLELNLDKPAWAITTVFIASQLYSASTISKSLFRMLGTLLGGVFIFFVFPVTVEHPLLFSFVISLWVSVCLYLSLHDRTPKSYVFMLAGYSAAIMGFPEVMTPLSITNTVLSRIEEIAVGTVCSSLVHALLFPVSMRSLLEQSVSQWYLNARKLCHDLLSGIPGDKSPERDDILTRMATNPQQVEILITHCVYEGDAARRLIRLVSVQYQHLSYLIPTLTAIELRLQRLSALQITFPDNVAVAFRLFLHWLNDGEAVGETSGIQLELSRCQNDINQAWRSGELPIEHCLLFTGLLERMADFVRIAGAYQSVGGLVSDLSGDTTPARGKRTHRFYDKGLIRLSALTAFCAIFGSCLLWMGTGWHDGASAPVMAAILSSLFASMDTPLTSMKLFVRGVIVAIVISVIYVALLLPQATSFEALIICLVPGLLILGLMIARPSTNMIGISVAIQIPGFIGLGHHLKPDLVLLINNAIASLTGVLFAVIATVLMRNKRPSWTARRAVRQGLRELLRFIKELERTGSSLLGRQRFISLMLDKVNVVLPRLRLDPQPDMSTAGMLLTEVWLGVNSFDYYARHKDLLAKHQLDSGQMFHELALFLKRRLKSLQTRPHQDLLDELDWLLLLLERLAKQDDGLLTPLFHLFSIRLYLFPQQAWPVATPRQLERMQLQDYRQRAY; from the coding sequence ATGCAGTGGTTTTCAAAAAACGCCGTTTTTTTTGCTGTAAAAACCTGTCTGGCTGCCTTTTTGGCATTGTACTTCTCACTGGAACTCAACCTGGATAAACCCGCCTGGGCCATTACCACGGTTTTCATTGCCTCTCAGCTTTACTCTGCGTCCACCATTTCGAAATCACTGTTTCGTATGCTCGGCACCTTGTTAGGCGGCGTGTTTATCTTCTTTGTTTTTCCCGTCACTGTTGAACACCCCTTACTTTTTAGCTTTGTTATCTCGCTGTGGGTCAGTGTGTGCCTGTATCTCTCCCTGCACGATCGCACGCCGAAAAGCTATGTGTTCATGCTGGCAGGTTACAGCGCTGCCATCATGGGATTTCCTGAGGTGATGACGCCGCTGTCGATCACCAATACCGTGTTATCCCGTATTGAAGAGATCGCGGTTGGCACAGTGTGTAGCAGCCTGGTGCATGCGTTATTGTTTCCGGTCTCGATGCGTAGTTTGCTGGAACAGAGTGTCAGCCAGTGGTATTTGAATGCGCGCAAGCTGTGCCACGATTTGCTGTCAGGTATTCCGGGCGATAAGTCTCCCGAGCGCGATGACATTCTGACGCGTATGGCGACCAATCCGCAGCAAGTGGAAATTCTGATTACGCACTGTGTTTACGAGGGTGATGCCGCGCGTCGTTTGATTCGTCTGGTCAGCGTGCAGTATCAACATCTCTCTTATTTAATCCCTACGCTCACCGCCATTGAGCTGCGTCTGCAGCGTTTATCGGCACTGCAGATTACGTTCCCGGACAACGTCGCGGTGGCGTTTCGTCTGTTTTTGCACTGGCTTAACGATGGTGAAGCCGTTGGCGAAACCAGCGGTATCCAGCTGGAATTAAGCCGTTGTCAGAATGATATCAACCAGGCCTGGCGTAGCGGGGAACTGCCGATTGAACACTGCCTGCTGTTTACCGGTTTGCTGGAGCGTATGGCCGACTTCGTGCGCATTGCGGGCGCGTATCAAAGCGTCGGCGGATTGGTCAGCGATCTCTCGGGCGACACCACACCCGCACGCGGTAAACGCACTCATCGTTTCTATGACAAAGGGCTGATCAGGCTTTCTGCTTTAACCGCCTTTTGCGCGATTTTTGGCTCCTGTTTGCTGTGGATGGGCACGGGGTGGCACGATGGTGCCTCAGCACCGGTGATGGCAGCCATCCTGAGTTCGCTTTTTGCCAGTATGGATACGCCACTGACTTCGATGAAATTGTTCGTGCGTGGTGTGATTGTCGCCATTGTTATCAGCGTAATTTATGTGGCGTTGCTGTTGCCGCAGGCGACCTCATTTGAAGCGTTGATTATTTGTCTGGTGCCGGGCTTGCTGATACTCGGCCTGATGATTGCACGTCCCTCAACCAATATGATTGGCATCAGCGTGGCTATCCAGATTCCTGGCTTTATCGGTTTGGGCCATCATCTGAAACCCGATTTGGTCCTGCTCATTAACAACGCCATTGCATCACTGACGGGCGTACTTTTTGCCGTGATAGCCACCGTGCTGATGCGTAACAAACGTCCTTCATGGACGGCGCGGCGCGCGGTTCGTCAGGGCTTACGTGAGCTGTTGCGTTTTATTAAAGAGCTTGAACGTACGGGGTCGTCACTGCTTGGCAGACAACGTTTTATCAGTTTGATGCTGGATAAGGTCAACGTGGTGTTACCCCGTTTACGGCTCGATCCACAGCCCGATATGTCGACCGCCGGGATGTTATTAACGGAGGTGTGGCTGGGCGTGAACAGCTTTGACTACTACGCCCGACACAAAGATCTGCTGGCAAAACATCAGCTGGACAGTGGACAGATGTTTCACGAGCTCGCCTTGTTCCTGAAACGGCGTCTGAAATCGTTGCAAACCCGACCACACCAGGATTTGCTGGATGAACTCGACTGGCTGTTGCTGCTGCTGGAAAGGCTGGCAAAGCAGGATGATGGGTTGCTCACACCGCTGTTTCATCTGTTTAGCATTCGTCTTTACCTGTTTCCGCAGCAAGCGTGGCCCGTTGCCACGCCGCGCCAGCTGGAAAGAATGCAACTGCAGGATTATCGTCAGCGCGCTTATTAA